A stretch of Miscanthus floridulus cultivar M001 chromosome 13, ASM1932011v1, whole genome shotgun sequence DNA encodes these proteins:
- the LOC136500289 gene encoding uncharacterized protein — protein MGKYEDCFLDPEKCLMIFGGSDAIHSKHQHKRDHSSHIARPCRYPLVVDPIICKKRLTKVQMDGGSGLNILYINTLDAMRIPQSELRSVSSPFHGVILGAQAYPLGWIDLSITFGDRANFRSEVLAFEVVDFLGSYHAILGRSCYTKFMAIPNYTYLKLKIPGPNNIITIGTTFSHAYTYDCEHYELTTTVINFVELPELENSATPAVPDCNGPTSSSAFHPTKETKAVEIDPTDPTKMVRIGTKLPAK, from the exons ATGGGCAAGTATGAAGACTGCTTCCTCGACCCCGagaaatgcctcatgatctttgggggatctgacGCTATCCACTCCAAGCACCAACACAAG agagaccattcTTCCCACATCGCCCGACCGTGTCGCTACCCActcgtcgttgaccccatcatctgcaagaagcgcctcaccaaggtgcagatggatggaggcagcggcctcaacattctctacattaacaccctcgatgccatgcgcatcccccaatCAGAGCTCCgctcagtgagctctcccttccacggcgtgatcctaGGGGCACAGGCGTATCCACTTGGGTGGATCGACCTGTCCATCACATTTGGAGACCgcgccaacttccgctcggaggtcctagccttcgaggtagtggactttctggggtcctaccacgccatcttggggcggtcaTGCTACactaagttcatggcgatccccaactacacctacctcaagctgaagataccAGGGccaaacaacatcatcaccatAGGTACTACCTTCTCGCATGCCTACACGTACGACtgtgagcattacgagctcactACTACTGTCATCAACTTCGTCGAGCTCCCAGAGCTCGAGAATTCGGCGACTCCAGCAGTCCCCGACTGCAATGGGCCGACCTCCTCGAGTGCCTTCCATCCAactaaggaaaccaaggcggtggagattgaccccaccgacccgaccaagatggtgcggatcgggaccaagctcccagccaaatag